The proteins below come from a single Borreliella afzelii genomic window:
- a CDS encoding 16S rRNA (uracil(1498)-N(3))-methyltransferase yields MNLMLITFNEFKTGISLNDTRAEHLVKILKLKDNDKFKFGILGEKNIYHCIYKKDKKLFFKKIFKIGESNKLKKINVLIGMIRPIVAKRIIKELASIGIYEIIFFNTELTEKSYLNSKIFKNNDYEKHLIAGAMQGGITYFPKIKIMGNLKDSLKYIKQKNFEIKILLEKNSKKNLIDIEQTNNATIIVGPERGFTEKEKQLITQYNFSSYSISPNILRTETAIIAASIITASKLINI; encoded by the coding sequence ATGAATCTAATGTTAATAACTTTCAATGAATTTAAAACAGGAATTTCGCTCAATGACACTAGAGCAGAACATCTTGTTAAAATCTTAAAATTAAAAGATAACGACAAATTTAAATTTGGTATTCTTGGAGAAAAAAACATTTACCATTGCATTTATAAAAAAGATAAAAAATTATTTTTCAAGAAAATTTTTAAAATAGGAGAATCTAATAAACTTAAAAAAATAAATGTACTAATTGGGATGATAAGGCCAATTGTTGCTAAGAGAATAATAAAAGAACTTGCTAGCATTGGAATATACGAAATAATTTTTTTTAACACTGAGCTTACTGAAAAATCATATTTAAATTCTAAAATCTTTAAAAACAATGATTACGAAAAACATTTAATAGCTGGAGCAATGCAAGGAGGAATAACATACTTCCCAAAAATAAAAATTATGGGGAATTTAAAAGACAGCCTTAAATATATTAAACAAAAAAATTTTGAAATAAAAATATTGCTTGAAAAAAATAGCAAAAAAAATTTAATTGACATAGAACAAACAAACAATGCAACCATTATTGTGGGACCTGAGAGAGGGTTTACAGAGAAAGAAAAACAATTAATAACACAATATAATTTTTCCTCTTATAGTATATCCCCAAACATCCTAAGAACAGAAACAGCTATAATTGCTGCATCTATTATTACTGCATCGAAACTAATTAATATATGA
- the trxA gene encoding thioredoxin, with protein sequence MAISLTKEDFVVKVFDYKNNKEWSFKGERPAIIDFYADWCGPCRMLSPIFEKLSKKYENSIDFYKVDTDKEQDIASVLGVKSLPTILFIPIDGKPKVSVGFLQEDAFENIIKDFFGF encoded by the coding sequence ATGGCTATTTCTTTAACCAAAGAAGATTTTGTTGTTAAAGTTTTTGATTATAAAAATAATAAAGAGTGGAGTTTTAAAGGGGAGAGGCCCGCAATAATTGATTTTTATGCTGATTGGTGTGGTCCATGTAGAATGCTCTCTCCGATTTTTGAAAAACTTTCCAAAAAGTACGAGAATAGTATTGATTTTTACAAAGTAGATACAGACAAAGAGCAAGATATTGCTTCTGTTCTTGGGGTAAAAAGCCTTCCGACTATTCTTTTTATTCCTATTGATGGCAAGCCAAAGGTTTCTGTTGGGTTTTTGCAAGAAGATGCTTTTGAAAATATAATTAAGGATTTTTTTGGTTTTTAG
- the ybeY gene encoding rRNA maturation RNase YbeY, with amino-acid sequence MSKSDLNLLVENIKFEHLSIFYDFILSVLNTLSISDFELSVILCDNVYIQKLNNKFRNKNEPTDVLSFNYNEVNEDLVDGINYKIQGDLIISFEYLKFSAQEFNVEIYEELQRVTIHGILHLMGYKHETNDFQKEGMLILQENILRKNKRVF; translated from the coding sequence TTGTCCAAATCTGATTTGAATTTATTGGTAGAAAATATTAAATTTGAACATCTTAGTATTTTTTATGATTTTATTTTATCTGTTTTAAATACCCTTTCTATTAGTGATTTTGAACTTTCGGTTATTCTTTGTGATAATGTTTATATACAAAAATTGAATAATAAATTTAGAAACAAGAACGAGCCAACCGATGTTCTTTCTTTTAATTATAATGAAGTTAACGAAGATTTGGTTGATGGTATAAATTATAAAATACAAGGAGATCTTATAATATCTTTTGAATATTTAAAATTTAGTGCTCAAGAGTTTAATGTTGAAATTTATGAAGAACTTCAACGTGTCACTATTCATGGGATTTTACATTTAATGGGATATAAACATGAAACTAATGATTTTCAAAAGGAAGGTATGTTGATTCTTCAAGAAAATATCTTAAGAAAAAATAAAAGGGTATTTTAG